The stretch of DNA gatacaCATCATCCTGCCATGCAGATTAgaagagtattgcatcttcatggagtggtattgttaatagtaaggatactctcctctcagttgaccaacaacttgtcttccacatctaattcacgggatctccgatcacaaagaataggttaccactgtgaacaactcatattgtgggtctcatacccatctccctcgatgcattatctatcacattacgtgatagacccttagtaaaaggatctgccagattcttagaagtttggatataatccaatgcaataactccggagtttctcattttcctgacagactttaaccttctctgaacgtgtcttgatgacttcatgttatcctttgagatgctcactttcgtgatcacagtttgattgtcgcagttcataaggatacccggtacaggtttctcaacaacggcaagtcattcaagagccgaggaagccaatctgcttcgcccgtagctgtatctagtgctgtgagttctgcttccattgttgacctcgctaagatggtctgcttgcaagacttccaagaaacagcgccacctccatgagtgaatacatatccgctcgtggcctttatctcatcagcatctgagatccattttgagtcactatacccttcaagcacctttgggttcccggtgtagtgaattccataattcgcagtgcctttcaaataacgcaaaactctctctagagctttccaatgcacatctcctagttttgagacaaaccgactcagtttgctaacagcaaaagagatgtcaggtcttgtagcactggctaagtacataagcgagccaataatctaaGAATATGtcaattgatctctagcaattcgtctattctttcgaagtaacacactcgcatcatatggtgttggagacggcttgcagtcactatagccaaagcgactcaagatcttttccacatagtgagattgaagcaatgtgatcccaccatcatcgtctctcaacaacttgatgttcagaatgatatcagccactcctaaatatttcatctcaaaacagcgagatagaaaatccttgacctccttaataacattcagatttgttccgaaaatcagtatgtcatcaacatacaagcaaatGATAAgtccctcgcccccaccatggcgatagtacacacatttgtcagcttcgtttacaacaaagcctgcagctgttaaagttctttcaaacttctcatgccactgtttgggtgcttgcttgagtccatacaaagacttcagcaacttgcacacttttccttcctggtcatctagtacaaacccatatggttgttccatataaatttcctcgtccaactctccatttaggaaagtaGTCTTAACAtgcatttgatgaacgagaagaccatgcgagctaggcagctagtgaaagtagagctcgaatagtggtcagtcgagccataggtgagtaagtatcaaagaagtcttcacctccttttgggtataacccttagccacaaGCCGAGCCTTGTACTTCTCAATAGTACCAttaggcctaagcttcttcttgaatacccatttacatcctataggtttgcacccataaggacgatcagttatctcccaagtttctttcgccaagatggaatccatctcgctacgaaccgcttccttccaatagtcagcatcttcagatgcataggcctctgaaatagaactgggagtgtcatctatgagatacacaagaaaatcattaCCAAAGGACTTTGCAATCCTCTGTGtcttgctcctagtaggaacttcattgttctcctccacaggactttcaaagtgttccatcgaaatgacaggttcggtaattgtaactggttcctgattcgatgaactaggcatctcctgattagatgaggtaggcatatccttcatgggaaagatatcttcaaagaaagtcgcatcatttgactccatgatcgtaccgacatgcatgtcaggtacctcagattttacaaccaagaatctatagccaatgctatgaaaagcatatcccaggaaaacacaatccacggtctttggtccaagcttccgcttcattggaattggaacattgactttcgccaaacaaccccatgttcgtagataagagagttttaaccttttcttctcccattcctcgaatggagttatctctttgttctttgtggggactcggtttaggacatgacatgctgtcaatattgcctccccccaccatgccttggagagacccgatgtgtctaacatggcgttaaccaaatcagttagagtacgattctttctttcggccaccccatttgactgaggtgaatagcgaggcgtcctctcatggattataccatgttccgcacaaaaagcatcaaattcattggaaaaatactctccaccacggtcggacctaagctTCTTGATTtttgatcaagttggttttccacttcagctttatagatcttgaaaaagttcaaagcctcatccttagatttcagaagatacacacggcagtatctagtggagtcatcaattaacgtcatgaaatatttctttccaccttttgtcaaaacaccattcatttcacatagatctgaatgtataagctctagtggtgcaagatttctcgttttcgcagtcgtgtgagacttacgaggttgcttagcttgcacacaaagttgacacttagatcccttggcggtggtgaaactagggattaagtttaACTTtgctagtcgcgacatgcaaccaaagttaacatgacaaagacgtgaatgccacacatttgattcactattgttgcaaacatgattaacaactttattgcaaacatctgataaggataaacgaaacaggcctcctgactcatagcctttaccaacaaaggttccatacttggatattacaaatttatttgactcaaagacaagcttatagccatctctacacagaatagatccgctaacaagatttttattgacggaggggacataatgcacgttcttcagccgcatgatcttccccgaagtaaacttcagatcgaccgtgccaacaccacgaacagaagcacttgaaccgttgcccatcagcacggttgaagtccctgcAGTCTGATAAGatgaaaacatggaaatatcaccgcatacatgcacattagcacccgtgtcaatcaaccaatcaggagaatgacatactgaaagaatagtgggaaatataccatacccatcatccttcatgtcagtgtctccagtgacaacattagcggtcttgctATCTTTCCCAGGGTGAcccttgtcatagcgattagggcaactaggagcccaatgatcaggatccccacacacatgacagacacctttcttcttgtcattcttcttcttgaagttcgtgtgttgcacagccttgttcttcccatcaaactttgctttaccatcaaatttgcccttgttcttgaacttgtggggctggaagttcttcttctgtaccagattggcactagatcctccctcaatacctcgagcacgtgtgtcctttgctctcaccttttcttccacatcaagagtgccaatgagatccgggaCGAAAAACTCTTGTCTCTTATGCTTCagtaaggtagcaaagttcctccacgaaggaggaagcttagtgatgatacctccggcaacaaacttgtccggtagcatacaactgaagtgctcaagttctctagcaaatgactgtatctcatgagcttgctcaaccacggagcgctcttcagtcatcctgtaatcatagaattgctccatgatgtacagctcagtcccagcatccgagaccccaaacttggcctcgagtgcgtCCCGCATATCTTTTCCATTGCCAATTGACGCATACACATCAattatgttctcaccaagaacactcaagagagcagctttaaacagagtatccattttctgaaaagcttgtgcctgttgagaatcaagctctccttcaggtttgccAAGAGTGGCATCATAGCAACtaatggtttgaaaccataagactgctctcacgcgccacctcttatagtggataccctcaaacataggaggtctcatgggagcagcaaaaccacttgatgtaaattgcctataataaggtttttggattgttggaaatatgcgcAATTTACCAAATAATTTTGCTAAtggaaatactagataaagcatgactaatatagcaAATATAAAGCAAGTCATGTaatctgacagagagaaggtaaacatcgtctgcatatatgaacttgaGCTAAACACATCTAGAACAGACACTAGATGAAGTTGCTTATACGACATAGAACCTAACATGCGTAGGGCAGAAACTAGAGCCAAGAACTGTAGCAGGACTTCTAACAGAAAGGagaagaacacgtacgggacaacagcagcagaagcgctaggcttggggtcggtgtcctcgcctgccatgtcgtcgaggaggtcgtggacgtcggggaagaagtcatcgttcgggaagtagtcgtcggcgaccggatcgtccatgatgaagcagccagtagtcgcgctgagcgctcccccaaaaccttatcacccttctcccgtacatgactcaaaaggtgcgatttcggaggcctactgtcccgactcgcagtgcacgccgcaagccgggatgaggaAGACAGCAGCAGCTCAGAGATGGAACCGATGGCGAGAGAAGGAGTagttctggtgcgtctctctgggaggagcgacctcccttttataggcgcaagagaaggaggcgagagggcgGCGACGGGAGGCGAAACGAAGAGACGGAGATGAAGCGAACAGCCAGCAGCCGAAGGGCAAATCTTTTCAGCTTCtgtgtgacctttcgtatacccggaGTGCATGgaaaaaatttagacatcggctcggctcattcccgcaacccgcggcgcggcgcggcgaggcggcggaggaggagcgtgcgtggatgtccctcttgttctcatgctcatacaagtggggaaagaatctcccttataaagaggtccaatttcctctaaactagcaatgtgggactaaactttagttacacctcttgccttgcacaaatgggtctgcgtgggcctctaggatttattagaaatttctgaaactgctattgggctaggcccaaaatagacaaaattccagcaatccccaCCAGATCCTAGAGGCACACAAAATTTacctttggttccaaaacactgttttatataccggtactgcagtggagactgttaagttgaacttccacctagaactctatgctacactagtaagcaacttcatctagtgtctgttctagatgtgtttagctcaagttcatatatgcagacgctgcttaccttctctctgtcagattgcatgacttgttttacatttgctatattagtcatgctttatctagtatttccgTTAGCAAAATTATTtagtaaattgctcatatttccaacaatggtTAGGAGTCACTCGAGAGCCTTCAACCATTATATTGTTAATAAATCAAGAGTTTAGAAATGAAGATTCCCTACTTCATGAAAATCTACCTCAAGTGCGGCTTGACCTTTGTGGTCGATAAGCCATGGTGGAATAGGTTGGCTTGCACTTTGTTGGCCACTTATGGTTTTAtggtctgtgtgatttgaagccTCCACCAACGTGGAGTAGGATATGGCTTAATTTTCTGAATCTGGGTAAAACGTCATCGAGCCCTTCTATGTTTGCATCCATGAACTCTACTTCCTGCTACAatcagtggcggagccaggaCTTTCAACATGGGTATGTAGAGTAAAAAAATTGTTGCCAACAATGCAAAAAATAAAGAAGttcataataataataataatagtgaaACTATAAATTATTCTTTGTAGCAACCGTGTCTCTACTAATTCAGTTACATTGCAACAACAAGGAGAAATGATGGTGTTTTCCTTTACTTGCATGAAGGATTTACCCTCAAGAAAAGTAACCAAGCAAGCACATTTAAATATTGTTCCTCAATGGTGGAAAATCTTTCAAACTTctatatgcccacgaggctgtTGTCTTCCTTGCCAGCCCGATACCTGAGTTTCTTTACACGGGTCACCATCGACTAGCTACTTTTCCAGTACTAtatacatactccctccgttcacaacCTAAGGAGCTTTTCAAGGGTGGAGTGATTGTGCAGGTCGTATTTGAGATGCACCATGTAGTGACTTTGGGTTTGGGTGCTCTCGTTTCTGGATCAGATGATGTTCCTTAGGTTGTTTTTTCTAGTTTTCTAGACCTCATAACCCTACCTCCCAGCTCtggtgtttttttgtgttttttctcTGTTCGGTTTTCGACCCAATTTCCCTTATAAATGGGCCACTTCTTCCACGGTCGAATTCTGTTCAGCCGTTCTTTGGCAATAAATACCCCGCTAATGGTTGTTTCGTTAAAAAAAAACTCGCAACCGATCACTATGGTTTATTGATGCCTAGGGCGATCTCGACAACATGCCAAATAGTTTTAGCAAGAAAACAGTCAGAGAAGAGATGTTGCATAGTGCTCATTACGGTTACAAAAACTGCATTTGAGGCTTCCTATCCAAGTCTGTACAGATGCATATGAGCGAGATATATATCAGATGAACCGTAATAAATCTTTCAGGAAATTTAGCTACAAAACAGATGTATATGAGCGAGGGGCGAATTCTGTACAGATTCAGATATATCTgcattttttttttttttgggggggggggtgggtTGTTGAGTAAATAGCAGTACAACATATGCACGATGGTTTATACGTACGTAGCATACAGGAGGCCTTAATATGCCACAGACACAAACAATGTCGGGGCTTACAGTATTATTAGGACTATTAATCATCACTGCTGTCTGACTGACACACATTGTAAGGAATCAAATGGCCTCATTAGGCAATAATTTGTCCTAAAGATGAAATCCAAATCAAACAAGCGAAAGAAAGGATCAAATCAGCTCACGGAACAGTGTACGCCGGATGCATGATACAGCCGGCGCCCAAGGATATGAATGCCGGGGGGAGCAAGCGCCGTATCATTTGTCCACAAGCAGGGCCATCTGCAGCTGAATCTTCTCAAGCAGCTCTTCCTTGTGTGCGCCACGAAGCGTGTCCTTAACCTCTCGCTTGTTCATGAACAGGAACATCGGCGCACCATCAACTTCGTATGCCTCGGCAATATActtcatatcatcaatatcaaccTCGAGAAAAATGGCATCTGGAAACCTGTTGGCGAGATGAGCAAAAAAGGGAGCTATGATGCTGGATGCCCCGCACCAGCTCGCGGTGAACTCAATCACGAGCAGCTTGTTGTCCTGCTCGATCATCATGGTCCAGTCATCCAGGCTGCGGATCTTAATCACCGCCGATGGCTGCTCCTTCACATTAGAGAGCGGCCCTAGACGCCTCACCAAACGGCCTCGACGTTTTCTGTTGAATTCCAGTAGGGGATTGTTGGGGTTCTGAGACACTTGGTCTCTGATGTGGGTCTCCGCGGCAGAAACTGTTGTTGAAGTAGGCTCACAGTAGATGGTGGCACGGACCTGCACGAGACAAGAGAAATGCTGGATACCAAGCACAAAGTGATCTGTATCCTCCGATGACTGGAAGTCAATGAGAAGCCTTCGGAGGTGCGGCATGGAGCCTTCTTCAAACTGCAGCCCCGTCCAAGCGCCATGCTCGCAGACGTACCAGAACACCTTGAGGCGCTGAAAGCCATCCTTGCTGCTCACGGACAACCTTGCTGGGCTGCAATATTATCCATGAATACGTACAGTCAGTCACTAAGCTAATTAACTAAGCATTTGCCTAGAAAAATGCAATGCATGCGATAAAGAAAACACTTTACTCACCTTTGTGGTTCACCGGTGAGGCCATATACATGTTGTGGCCGCAGTGAATGCAATTTTAGGAGGACTAACTTTGGCAGCCCCCCGAGGGCGCTGACACCTTCTGCATCTACTATTGAAACTCCGATATGCAAGTGAGTGAGGTCAACAAGGAAAGAGATGTCCTGTGGGACTTTTAGGGGGCACAATAGCCAGTCCAATCTTAGCTCAAATTTCCGCAGGTAACGTGGCCTTACATGGCTCCAGCAGTCAACAAGTAAGTCGAGCAGACGATGAGGGTATTCATCAAGAAAAAGGAACTGCAAGTTTGATTTCCCCACCTCCTCCACCAAATGCTTGATGCCCTGCCGTTCCGCTTCTTTTGCAGTACTATTATACGTAATCCTAAATCTCACCCCAAGCATCCGCAGCCGCATCAACTTGCTAACAAGCCCTGCCACATTGTCAGCAAGTGAGCCATCACCACCCAGACAGACCGTTGATAGTTCCTCCAAATTTTCCATTTCCCCCATTCCTCCTCCCTGTCCCCGTATTGTGAGACCATTTGCAAGCAAACACACCAACTTGCCCGTGCCCTTAAATTCTGGTAATTCATTTACCTCAGTCTGCCTTAAATCTAAGGTAGACAGGTGGTCAAGTTCCATAATTTGTTGAGGCAGCTCTGTGACATCGGCCCCGCCAAGTGCCAAGTACCTCAGCAGAGACAAACTTCCAATGCTTCCCAGTTGTTTGTTTTGCAAGCGCTTGACATCACTGAGATCTAGCACCCGTACAAGTTTGAAGTGATCTAAAAGATCAGGGATCCTTCCAACATCCCCACAAAATGTAAGGGATCTCACCTGAGATAGGTGCAAAGAAATTGCTTTGTCTTGGTCACAAACTGAGCTTTCTTCACTGGTTGAGTCCTCCTCCCGACTCTTTTGTTCCAAAGAACAATAATATTTACTGCTAAACAAGGCGTCACCTTCGTCTTCTTGGCCGCAGTCAAGGCAGATTCGCCGGACCCTTTCATAAGGAAATAGTCCACACTTCAACTTTCCACCTTCAGTAGTAAAGTTTTCTTCGGCTGACAAGGATTCCATGAAATCAAGAACAACACCATGAACAGTACAACCCGTCGGCTCATCATTATCATCATCAAATGCCGGTTGAATCAGTCTCCTATTGATAAGCTCATTGAAGTAGCTTTCCCCTGTTTCCCACAAGCTTTCTCCATCTCTTTTAGCAATTAATCCTTCAGCTTCCCATCTTCTTATCaaatgatctttcttgatggTACGATTTCCAGGAAAAGCACTCAAGTACAGAAAACAAGACTTCAAAGGAAGTGGTAGATCATCATAGCTGATCTCCAGTACCTTTCTCATCCATTGTGGTGTGGAATGACATTGGTCAGGTGGCAAGCATGCAGATTTCCTAGATAGTAATGCAGCTGTAATAGTTATGGCCAATGGCACGCCGCCACCACACATTTCCAACATGTCATCAGAAACTTCAAGCAGCCTATGTTGTTCTGAAACAGGTACTTTACTATGAAATAATGTTTTGGAATCTTTCTCGCTAAGGCGCTCCATCGGATGAACAAAATCACTGGGATGTATGCAACATGATTCTGCTACATCCGTGGTACAAGTTGTAATCAATATCCTATCAGCAAACTTGTCTTTATTAGGCAAAGCACAACTGATCTTCTTCCAAGTCCATATGCTCCGCATGTCCACGAGCACAACAAAATAACTAGCAAAAAGAACAAAATGGTAAAGTGAACATCAGTACGTATTGGCTGGTATGGCTTGATATCACAATGCGAGAAATATTCAGTTAGTACGTAATAGTAAGATAAGATATGGTTCAGTACCTCTTTGTTTTTAAGAATGCCCAGAGTTTATTGATGACCTTCTTCTCGTCCCATGCTTCCATGTCCTCAGAGTTGTAGCCGTTCCATAAATACTCTTCGCAGTGCCAATCCGGCATTACTTGCTTGAGTATACTGATCAGGGTCGTCTTCACGGACGGGTTCCGGCCGAGATGCACGAAAGCCCCGCAGCTGAACTGCCCTTGGAGTTGTCGGTATATTCCCGTGGCAAGAGTTGACTTGCCAATTCCTCCGGTTCCCACGATGCACACCACCTTACGCCGCTCTTCTTGGACCATCAGGTGGTTAACAAGAACATTCCTTGGTTCATCCCTGCCCACAAGGCGGCAAGGCGCCTCCCCATGGAGCAGTTTAGGATCCATGGCAACTGATTCTCTGGTTTCAGCATCATCTTGTAGTGGacaagtagtactagtactaggcGTTGTGCTGCTGAGAAGGCCGTACCTTGTGCAGCGGTCCCGTGCACCTTGGATCTGGCCCTTGAATTCTTCGATTTGTTCCTCCACATCGTCCAGCTTGGCCTTGGAGGGATCGCCGTCGATCCAGTCCTCCATGTCGTAGACCACCTCCCGGACTTGCAGCATCCACTCGTTGATGAGGGAGTTCCTCATCCTCTGCCTAGCAAAGCTGTGCAAGACATCGCTTAGGCTCATTAAGCTCTCTCGCACGCCTTCAGCGAGGTCAGGATACTGGTTCTCCAGTACTCCCAGCTTATCGAGGAGGGAGTTCATCGCTCCCGTGGAAGAGCTCACCATGGGATCACCCATGATCCCCCGCAGCCAcagccgccccccccccccccccccccccccccccccccccccccccccaaagtCAACACAACGATGCACAAACTGGCAACATGAGGCGAATGGAACTACGGGTACCCATGGAAGAGCTCACCATGGGCAGCAGGGGGGATCCCTCGGCAAATGGGAGCCATGCTGTGCGGCTGCGCCGGCCGGATGTGAGAAAAGGAAACGATGCCTCGCACTCACGCATAATCTTTTGGGCTTAATTTCTAGCTTCTCACATACGACCCCTCGCCTAGTCTCCCAAATTCGTTGGGACGGCTTGTGGGAGAAGCTGGGCAAGGGAGACTAGTACGTTTGGTTTCACGTCAAAAACGGTTATAGCCTCGCTGGGCTAGGATACGTGTTTGGTTTCCCTAAAATAAACTCTCTTTGGAGGGCCAGATAGCCTCGCTTGGCCAGGAAATGCTTGCTCGCCAGGGAGAGCCAATTCGGCTCGCTCTCGACGGCAAAACACATCGCACGAAAAGAATCGCTACCGATAATTATGGCAAGAGTCCATGTATTACGGAGTGTATATATGGCACGGTTTGATTTGTTATGGAACGTACGTATTAAGTTTTATACTCCAGCAAAAGAAAATAACCAAACAAGCAGCCCAGGCAAGGCTGGCAAAGCCGAGTTGAGGTAGCTGGGCTAGCTCAGCGATAGCCTATCCCAGCAATGCAACCAAATGTACCCAATGATCTGTTTGTTTGCGCTTCTGCTTTAGTTTTTGGTGTTTTTCTAGCGCTCTAAaaaacacttctcccatttatACATAAAGCGGAGAAGCACGTTTGTAGGTGCTTCCCTCCAGAAGCTGTACGAAGCACCTCCGAACGTGCTTCTCAGCTTCATGTGTAAACAGAAGAAGTGCTTTTTAGAGGGCTACTAGAAGCATCAAAAGCTGAAGCAGAAGCCCAAACAAACAGGGAGACTGTGAGTTCTTGAATCCCTGTGATGCACACTTTCTTATCTCGTGTGAAAGATCCCGTGCCATGAGCGGCCTTGTGATGGGGCGATTGTGCGGTTTAATTTGCTTGGGTTTAAAAAAATTAGGGCTGTTATCTTTTTTATAATATTTTTAAAGATTATCACCGTCGGTTTGTTGCTACATAATTTTTTTAAAGATTATCACCGCCGGTCCATGGCTTGAAGCGATATTGAAAATGATTATCACTATCGGTCCTATGCTAAATTATCACCGTCGATcttttc from Triticum urartu cultivar G1812 chromosome 3, Tu2.1, whole genome shotgun sequence encodes:
- the LOC125542245 gene encoding disease resistance protein Pik-2-like; translation: MGDPMVSSSTGAMNSLLDKLGVLENQYPDLAEGVRESLMSLSDVLHSFARQRMRNSLINEWMLQVREVVYDMEDWIDGDPSKAKLDDVEEQIEEFKGQIQGARDRCTRYGLLSSTTPSTSTTCPLQDDAETRESVAMDPKLLHGEAPCRLVGRDEPRNVLVNHLMVQEERRKVVCIVGTGGIGKSTLATGIYRQLQGQFSCGAFVHLGRNPSVKTTLISILKQVMPDWHCEEYLWNGYNSEDMEAWDEKKVINKLWAFLKTKSYFVVLVDMRSIWTWKKISCALPNKDKFADRILITTCTTDVAESCCIHPSDFVHPMERLSEKDSKTLFHSKVPVSEQHRLLEVSDDMLEMCGGGVPLAITITAALLSRKSACLPPDQCHSTPQWMRKVLEISYDDLPLPLKSCFLYLSAFPGNRTIKKDHLIRRWEAEGLIAKRDGESLWETGESYFNELINRRLIQPAFDDDNDEPTGCTVHGVVLDFMESLSAEENFTTEGGKLKCGLFPYERVRRICLDCGQEDEGDALFSSKYYCSLEQKSREEDSTSEESSVCDQDKAISLHLSQVRSLTFCGDVGRIPDLLDHFKLVRVLDLSDVKRLQNKQLGSIGSLSLLRYLALGGADVTELPQQIMELDHLSTLDLRQTEVNELPEFKGTGKLVCLLANGLTIRGQGGGMGEMENLEELSTVCLGGDGSLADNVAGLVSKLMRLRMLGVRFRITYNSTAKEAERQGIKHLVEEVGKSNLQFLFLDEYPHRLLDLLVDCWSHVRPRYLRKFELRLDWLLCPLKVPQDISFLVDLTHLHIGVSIVDAEGVSALGGLPKLVLLKLHSLRPQHVYGLTGEPQSPARLSVSSKDGFQRLKVFWYVCEHGAWTGLQFEEGSMPHLRRLLIDFQSSEDTDHFVLGIQHFSCLVQVRATIYCEPTSTTVSAAETHIRDQVSQNPNNPLLEFNRKRRGRLVRRLGPLSNVKEQPSAVIKIRSLDDWTMMIEQDNKLLVIEFTASWCGASSIIAPFFAHLANRFPDAIFLEVDIDDMKYIAEAYEVDGAPMFLFMNKREVKDTLRGAHKEELLEKIQLQMALLVDK